TTAGTTGTTAGAAATGAGAGGACTGATATACTAGTTagttttgtgaaaaatataaatagatAATACATGGAAATGtaatagatattaaaaatcaatgctaaattattgtttatgttgaaaatgacattaagaaaccaaaaattacatttttatacaacatcaatttaaatattgtgTAAATGTAAAGATGGCGCTACTTGAACCTTAACTGTCAAAGTGTTATTGCTAAGATCGTTTATATTTCTCAATttaaaactggtttttataaaatctccATATCCCTTAGGATATTTTTGTCATTCGTGCTACatatatgaaattattaatataaactaATTTTCGTTTATTGGATGTAAGTCATTACGAACCTAaccttaaaaagttcaaacaagtCAAATAAGGAcgaattattaagttattaagtTAACTGGttcaattaattcataataattaacttttcctattttagatttagaaaataaaatggcTTCGACATCAGAACTTATTCCAAATTCATCCGGAATTCACCAACTTGATAAAGAGGCTTACCCTCCAGCTGATTCAGATGATGAAGATTCTTTTGTAGTCTTAGACAGTTATGGTCCAAGAACTCTTCAAATGGAAGTGGAACCAATATCAACATCTGGAATtgaaaaaaccttaaattcTATTACTGAACTTGTTTCAAAACAGTCTTTGTCTTCTGGGGAAAGCTTTAAAGAGATTTCATTACAACAACGATCTATGGTAATGAATGCAAATTCATTTGCTTCAATAAGTGGTGAAGAAATTCAAAGAAACgttgataatttaatttctgaGAATACACAGTTAAAAGATACTTTGGCGCAAAATAATGTTACGATGAAGGTGCAAGTGGACAAAATAACTAAATGGCAAGAGGAAGTTCAACAAGTTCAAGAGTCTCATAAAAGAAAGTTTGCAGAAATGAAAATCATAATACAAGatgtaaatatatttaataataatgtttaaaaatattgattattttgttttatagctgaaaaatgaaaatgaaaagttgAAAGATGAATTGACAGAGAAGAATAAAGTAAAAGAAGTTCATGTTGTTGATGCAAAGACTGAAGAAAATGTGATTTTAACAAAACGAAACGATAATATATTACAATTTGAATGGGAAGCGggtcagaaaaaaattaaagaaatggaAAAAGCTTTAgacattattataaacgaaaaacaaaatttaagcGAAAAAATTAACGATTATAAGAAAGAAATTGCTAAATATGAAGAAGAAATTTCCAGTTTAAGAGCATCACATGATAAagtaaaatttgaatataactttaaataaatttatttcattttgtttttcaatagGTTTTCTCTGACAAAAGCATTTGGGTTATAACTGAATCTGAACTAAACAAAGAATTAGAGAGCATAAAATTAGAATGTGAAACTCTTAAAAACGCAAATTTAAACGTGAgtaatttaatacattttttaatcatacATTGAATGTGTCATTGCTATAAAAAGagattattatgtttttattatgactcatttaataaaataaattgaaaaatcagtGAAAGTTATCTAAGATATGGTTTTAGATTTATCTTAAATGCGTTGTAGTTAAAAATACATTATCTCTAAggtttatttcaatttataaaatgactcatatttaaattttagttaacACAAAGTCTTCAAGATgctaataataaacaaaacgaCCTCAAACAGACTCTTGAAGAAAATCAATCTTATTTAAGCACTGCTCAATCGGGAGTTGTTGAGCTTCAAGAAGCTTTAGCAAATGCAAAACAACAATTAATGGCCTCTCAAATGCATATTACCGAGTTAAAAGAACAACAAGCTAAAGAATCTGCGGAAAGAGCCTCGAACGAAACTGAT
This genomic stretch from Onthophagus taurus isolate NC chromosome 7, IU_Otau_3.0, whole genome shotgun sequence harbors:
- the LOC111422801 gene encoding NF-kappa-B essential modulator isoform X1, yielding MASTSELIPNSSGIHQLDKEAYPPADSDDEDSFVVLDSYGPRTLQMEVEPISTSGIEKTLNSITELVSKQSLSSGESFKEISLQQRSMVMNANSFASISGEEIQRNVDNLISENTQLKDTLAQNNVTMKVQVDKITKWQEEVQQVQESHKRKFAEMKIIIQDLKNENEKLKDELTEKNKVKEVHVVDAKTEENVILTKRNDNILQFEWEAGQKKIKEMEKALDIIINEKQNLSEKINDYKKEIAKYEEEISSLRASHDKVFSDKSIWVITESELNKELESIKLECETLKNANLNLTQSLQDANNKQNDLKQTLEENQSYLSTAQSGVVELQEALANAKQQLMASQMHITELKEQQAKESAERASNETDLQKKQDRKDQMCNDLITALRTQCDLFQKDYETERALKETILTEKNAVVDELQMLQHRNIQLIEEVDQLRGGYVPVRAEDVASAPPPVNNYQEQSSRYLCPICGQRFRSGLLLEDHVAYCEI
- the LOC111422801 gene encoding NF-kappa-B essential modulator isoform X2, which gives rise to MASTSELIPNSSGIHQLDKEAYPPADSDDEDSFVVLDSYGPRTLQMEVEPISTSGIEKTLNSITELVSKQSLSSGESFKEISLQQRSMVMNANSFASISGEEIQRNVDNLISENTQLKDTLAQNNVTMKVQVDKITKWQEEVQQVQESHKRKFAEMKIIIQDLKNENEKLKDELTEKNKVKEVHVVDAKTEENVILTKRNDNILQFEWEAGQKKIKEMEKALDIIINEKQNLSEKINDYKKEIAKYEEEISSLRASHDKVFSDKSIWVITESELNKELESIKLECETLKNANLNLTQSLQDANNKQNDLKQTLEENQSYLSTAQSGVVELQEALANAKQQLMASQMHITELKEQQAKESAERASNETDLQKKQDRKDQMCNDLITALRTQCDLFQKDYETERALKETILTEKNAVVDELQMLQHRNIQLIEEVDQLRGGYVPVRAEDVASAPPPVNNYTYLCPKCSFRFTNYPTLANHVEQCLKLYAHP